Proteins from a single region of Chryseomicrobium sp. FSL W7-1435:
- a CDS encoding FAD-dependent oxidoreductase yields the protein MNIHNGSLYWPQTTPPFEPQEVHERLESYDIVIVGGGMSGSLTAFQFMKAGKSVAVLDKRQFGSGSTSANTGLLQYSNDIMLHELIEQIGEPDAVRFYEMCLEAMDQLDEVATLLPVSADFIRRPSICYASVEEDVAKLQKEYETLKAHGFPCEYWDQTTVEANLPFSKPAALVTYKDAEVNPLKFVQGVLGEVEKGGGHLFPYTEVEDVFEQADHLEVRTSNGTFHAKKIVYTTGYETVPVGKRIGADINRSYAIATKPVEDISEWHERALIWETKRPYLYMRLTEENAVVVGGLDEDKPEAPLSDELIAERGQRLLDALHEHFPKQQFEINACYAASFGESIDNLPFIGEHPAKPNHYYLLGYGGNGTVYSMLGSSMLVDLVDGVPNRDAEIVQLDRKYGVK from the coding sequence ATGAACATACATAACGGATCGCTGTACTGGCCACAAACAACGCCACCATTCGAACCTCAAGAGGTACATGAACGCTTGGAAAGCTACGACATCGTGATTGTCGGCGGCGGAATGTCAGGCTCGTTGACTGCCTTTCAATTTATGAAAGCCGGGAAATCGGTGGCAGTTTTAGATAAACGTCAATTTGGCTCGGGAAGCACGAGTGCAAATACGGGATTGCTTCAATATTCCAATGACATCATGCTCCATGAGCTGATTGAACAAATCGGTGAACCAGATGCTGTACGATTTTACGAGATGTGCTTAGAGGCGATGGATCAACTAGATGAAGTGGCTACATTATTACCTGTAAGTGCGGATTTCATTCGTCGTCCAAGTATTTGTTACGCGAGTGTTGAAGAAGATGTAGCTAAGCTTCAAAAGGAATATGAAACACTAAAAGCTCATGGCTTCCCTTGTGAATACTGGGACCAAACAACTGTCGAAGCCAACTTGCCGTTTTCAAAACCCGCTGCACTCGTCACGTACAAAGACGCGGAAGTGAATCCGTTAAAGTTTGTACAAGGCGTTCTTGGTGAAGTCGAAAAAGGTGGCGGCCATCTGTTCCCCTATACAGAAGTAGAGGACGTCTTCGAGCAAGCAGACCACTTGGAAGTCCGGACATCTAACGGAACGTTTCATGCAAAAAAAATCGTTTACACAACAGGATATGAAACAGTACCAGTTGGCAAACGAATCGGTGCGGATATTAACCGGTCATATGCGATTGCCACAAAACCGGTCGAGGATATTTCCGAATGGCACGAGCGTGCGTTGATTTGGGAGACGAAACGTCCTTATTTATACATGCGGTTGACGGAAGAAAATGCCGTAGTCGTTGGCGGTCTGGATGAAGATAAGCCGGAAGCGCCACTTTCCGATGAGTTGATTGCAGAACGTGGGCAACGGTTACTAGATGCACTCCATGAGCATTTTCCGAAGCAACAGTTTGAAATCAATGCGTGTTACGCTGCAAGTTTTGGTGAGTCCATCGATAATCTTCCGTTTATCGGGGAGCATCCGGCGAAACCAAATCACTATTATTTGCTAGGGTACGGCGGTAACGGGACTGTCTATAGTATGCTGGGTTCTTCCATGCTTGTAGATTTAGTGGACGGTGTGCCGAATCGGGATGCGGAGATTGTGCAGCTAG
- a CDS encoding 5'-3' exonuclease: MHQPHILVVDGMALLFRSFFATAMSNQFFYNEQGLPTNAVQGFARHVLTARSIFTPSHVVITWDKGMHTFRNELFEGYKINRPAPPQEMIPQFDMAQELSAQLGWVNLGVVGMEADDTIASVTKKWEGEGKFTIVSGDKDLLQLLTPDVSIEFTKKGFSIYDSYHLERFREEFGIEPHQFPDVKAFMGDSSDGYPGVKGIGPKTALQLIQAYGSVDGVLAAKEELKPGQRKKIEEAGELLAISKQLAVIRNDVPIEVELNDLYWEAVPYTAKEFCESNGYKQVLRQLL, translated from the coding sequence ATGCACCAGCCACATATTTTAGTAGTCGACGGAATGGCGTTATTGTTTCGTTCATTCTTTGCGACAGCTATGTCCAATCAATTTTTCTATAACGAACAAGGTCTTCCAACAAATGCCGTGCAAGGATTTGCGCGTCATGTACTGACAGCCCGCTCGATTTTTACTCCATCTCACGTCGTCATTACATGGGATAAAGGAATGCACACTTTCCGTAATGAGTTGTTTGAGGGCTATAAAATCAATCGTCCAGCACCGCCTCAAGAAATGATTCCGCAGTTTGATATGGCACAAGAATTATCTGCTCAGCTTGGGTGGGTCAACCTCGGCGTCGTGGGAATGGAGGCAGATGATACAATTGCATCCGTGACGAAAAAGTGGGAAGGAGAAGGGAAGTTCACTATCGTTTCTGGAGACAAAGACCTTCTTCAACTTCTAACTCCGGATGTTTCGATTGAATTCACGAAAAAAGGGTTCTCGATTTATGACTCGTATCATTTAGAACGATTCCGTGAAGAGTTTGGAATCGAGCCGCACCAATTTCCAGATGTGAAAGCATTTATGGGCGATAGCAGTGATGGGTATCCTGGTGTGAAAGGCATTGGGCCAAAGACCGCACTTCAACTCATTCAAGCCTATGGAAGTGTGGACGGTGTGCTCGCAGCAAAAGAGGAGTTAAAACCGGGTCAACGAAAAAAGATTGAAGAAGCGGGAGAGCTTCTAGCAATCTCTAAGCAGTTGGCAGTTATTCGAAATGATGTACCAATTGAAGTGGAACTGAACGATTTATATTGGGAAGCAGTTCCTTACACAGCAAAAGAGTTTTGTGAGAGCAATGGCTACAAGCAAGTCTTGCGTCAGCTACTGTAA
- a CDS encoding STAS domain-containing protein, producing MTTEQEILELKEQLEYYKSIVYNMSSPIIPSIVSKTILVPVAGYIYRERFNNIETEVLTYIAEHREVENVVFDYTGVSTDDVSSFDFNELALAISNLNSSLKLMGMRPIYVGFNPKLIQEIVRAGVHVEIETYQSFRNALQGLLNEESGKL from the coding sequence ATGACTACTGAACAAGAGATTCTTGAACTGAAAGAACAGTTGGAGTACTATAAATCGATTGTCTATAACATGTCGTCTCCTATCATTCCTTCTATTGTATCAAAAACCATTTTGGTTCCAGTAGCAGGCTATATCTACAGAGAGCGCTTCAACAATATTGAAACGGAAGTTCTAACCTATATAGCAGAGCATCGAGAAGTCGAAAATGTGGTTTTTGATTACACAGGTGTATCTACAGATGATGTTTCTAGCTTTGATTTTAATGAACTTGCCCTCGCAATTTCCAATTTAAATAGCTCATTAAAACTTATGGGGATGCGCCCAATTTATGTTGGTTTCAATCCAAAGTTGATCCAAGAAATCGTCCGCGCCGGCGTGCATGTGGAGATTGAGACGTATCAATCGTTCCGCAATGCCCTACAAGGTTTATTGAACGAAGAAAGCGGAAAATTATAA
- a CDS encoding thioredoxin family protein has product MEPIKTVEQFNEVIHSGKEVLVKFQAGWCPDCRRMDMFIDPIVEEYNQYTWYDVNRDELPEIAEKYEVMGIPSLLIFKDGEKTAHLHSANAKSPQQVTDFLESVNE; this is encoded by the coding sequence ATGGAACCAATTAAAACAGTAGAACAATTCAATGAAGTGATTCATTCCGGGAAAGAGGTACTCGTAAAATTCCAAGCTGGCTGGTGCCCGGATTGCCGTCGTATGGACATGTTCATTGATCCAATCGTAGAGGAATACAATCAGTATACGTGGTATGACGTAAATCGTGACGAGCTGCCTGAAATTGCAGAGAAGTATGAAGTCATGGGAATTCCAAGCTTATTAATTTTTAAAGACGGCGAAAAGACTGCTCATCTTCATAGTGCGAATGCGAAATCTCCACAACAAGTAACTGATTTTTTAGAGTCTGTAAACGAATAG
- a CDS encoding 3-hydroxyacyl-CoA dehydrogenase NAD-binding domain-containing protein translates to MSYQIKKAAVIGSGVMGSGIAAHLANSGIPTYLLDIVPNDVSEADAKKGWTKDTPAFRNSVATGALEKLLKQKPAPLTSKRNLQLITPGNLEDDLEKLKDVDWIIEVIVENLEVKQNLFARIDEVLTPGTIVTSNTSGISIEDMTAGRSEQFASHFLGTHFFNPPRYLKLLEVIPASTTKPEVVEFVKTFGEDVLGKGVVLAKDTPNFIANRIGTYGLLVTLREMLNRGYSVGEVDSVTGPAIGRPKSATFRTLDVVGLDTFLHVAKNVYDKSTGEEQEVFNPPAFMKQMVENKWLGAKTGQGFFVKKDKEIFELNPETMDYEPVKKLKTPSLEMAKQEKGLANKVKTLVYAKDRTGELLWSIFNPVLRYSAELHGEIADDIVAIDQAMKWGFGWQQGPFETWDAIGVEKSVAKMKEEGHEIPAFVQALLDQGHSSFYKEEEGELLFFTGTGFEKVPTNDKAIDLKAYKKKHGVIKKNSGASLIDLGDGVALLEFHSQSNSIGPDILQMINFAVDEVEKNFKGLVIGNQGKNFCVGANLGMILMEAQDDNIFELDYIVRMFQQAMLKIKYSSKPVVAAPFGMTLGGGAEVCLPTAHIQASSETYMGLVEAGVGLIPGGGGNKELYIKHISSLPNNVKVDYVEVATTVFETIAMAKVSTSGEEARENNFLNHADGVSVNPDHLLYDAKQAALHLYETGYKAPIRGKVPVSGAPGYATMLVGAEGLRLSGYISDHDMKIAKKLAYVLAGGEVPYGTLVDEEYLLNLEREAFLSLVAEPKSQMRMQHMLVKGKPLRN, encoded by the coding sequence GTGTCATATCAAATTAAAAAAGCAGCTGTCATCGGATCGGGAGTTATGGGTTCTGGTATTGCGGCGCATCTTGCAAATAGTGGCATTCCGACATACTTGCTTGACATCGTACCAAACGACGTATCTGAAGCAGATGCGAAAAAAGGATGGACGAAAGATACACCAGCATTCAGAAACTCCGTTGCAACGGGAGCTCTTGAAAAGTTACTTAAACAAAAACCGGCACCATTGACATCAAAACGCAACTTACAATTGATTACACCTGGAAATCTAGAGGACGATCTTGAAAAATTAAAAGACGTAGACTGGATCATCGAAGTAATCGTCGAAAACTTAGAAGTGAAACAAAACTTGTTCGCACGTATCGATGAAGTATTGACACCTGGCACGATAGTAACATCTAATACTTCCGGTATCAGCATTGAAGATATGACGGCAGGACGCAGTGAGCAGTTTGCAAGTCACTTCCTTGGTACGCACTTCTTCAATCCACCACGTTATTTGAAATTACTTGAAGTGATTCCTGCTTCCACTACTAAACCTGAAGTTGTGGAGTTTGTGAAAACGTTTGGAGAAGACGTGTTAGGCAAAGGCGTTGTTCTTGCAAAAGACACACCAAACTTTATTGCGAACCGCATTGGAACTTACGGTTTACTTGTCACGCTTCGCGAAATGTTGAACCGTGGCTACTCGGTAGGAGAAGTGGATTCTGTCACGGGACCTGCAATTGGACGTCCGAAATCAGCGACTTTCCGCACACTTGACGTGGTTGGACTGGATACATTCCTACACGTTGCGAAAAATGTCTACGACAAGTCGACAGGTGAAGAACAAGAAGTATTCAACCCACCAGCTTTCATGAAGCAAATGGTTGAAAACAAATGGTTGGGGGCGAAAACTGGCCAAGGTTTCTTCGTAAAGAAAGATAAAGAAATTTTTGAGTTGAATCCAGAAACGATGGATTATGAGCCAGTGAAAAAATTGAAAACGCCTTCACTAGAAATGGCGAAACAAGAAAAAGGCCTAGCGAACAAAGTAAAAACTCTAGTGTATGCAAAAGACCGCACAGGAGAACTTCTTTGGAGCATTTTCAATCCAGTACTTCGCTACTCGGCTGAGCTACACGGTGAGATTGCCGATGACATCGTCGCGATTGACCAAGCGATGAAATGGGGCTTCGGCTGGCAGCAAGGACCGTTTGAAACGTGGGATGCAATCGGCGTTGAAAAGTCTGTTGCGAAAATGAAAGAAGAAGGGCACGAGATTCCTGCATTTGTGCAAGCTTTACTCGATCAAGGCCACAGCTCCTTCTATAAAGAAGAAGAGGGCGAACTTCTCTTCTTTACAGGAACAGGGTTTGAAAAAGTTCCAACAAACGATAAAGCGATCGATTTAAAAGCGTATAAAAAGAAGCATGGTGTCATCAAGAAAAATAGTGGTGCAAGCCTTATTGACCTTGGAGACGGAGTTGCTCTTCTAGAGTTCCATTCCCAGTCAAACTCGATTGGTCCTGACATTCTTCAGATGATCAACTTTGCCGTAGATGAAGTGGAGAAAAACTTTAAAGGGCTTGTGATCGGGAACCAAGGCAAAAACTTCTGTGTTGGTGCCAACCTTGGAATGATCTTGATGGAAGCACAAGATGACAATATTTTTGAACTCGATTATATCGTTCGCATGTTCCAACAAGCGATGCTGAAAATTAAATACTCTTCTAAACCAGTTGTCGCAGCACCATTTGGCATGACACTTGGCGGCGGAGCAGAAGTTTGTCTGCCAACTGCACACATCCAAGCTTCTAGCGAAACCTACATGGGTCTAGTCGAAGCAGGTGTTGGTCTAATTCCAGGTGGAGGAGGAAACAAAGAGCTTTATATCAAGCACATAAGTTCTCTACCGAATAACGTGAAAGTGGATTACGTTGAAGTCGCGACTACTGTATTTGAAACAATCGCTATGGCGAAAGTATCGACTTCTGGCGAAGAAGCACGTGAAAACAACTTCTTGAACCATGCAGATGGTGTCAGCGTAAATCCTGATCACTTGTTGTATGACGCGAAGCAAGCAGCACTTCACTTATATGAAACAGGCTACAAAGCGCCAATCCGTGGAAAAGTTCCGGTATCAGGTGCACCAGGCTACGCAACTATGTTAGTTGGGGCAGAAGGATTGCGTCTGTCAGGTTATATCAGTGATCACGATATGAAGATTGCCAAAAAACTTGCTTACGTTCTTGCTGGTGGAGAAGTTCCATACGGCACACTCGTTGACGAAGAATACCTATTAAATTTAGAGCGAGAAGCGTTCTTAAGTTTAGTAGCAGAACCAAAATCACAAATGCGTATGCAGCATATGCTCGTTAAAGGAAAGCCGCTTCGTAACTAA
- a CDS encoding acetyl-CoA C-acetyltransferase yields the protein MREAVLVAGARTPIGKAKKGSLAAVRPDDFGALVVKETLQRAGYEGPIDDLIMGCAMPEAEQGMNVARNIGALAGLPDTTPAITINRFCSSGLQSIAYASERIMIGHAEAIIAGGVESMSMIPMTGNTLRLNPTLAETAPQYYMGMGHTAEQVAVKYGISREDQDAFAVESHKRAAAAIAAGKFKDEIVPVEVTHHFVDDKNKQQTKTHLFEMDEGVREGTSVETLAKLRPAFNVRGTVTAGNASQTSDGAGALLVMDREVAEAQGLKPLAKFRSFATAGVAPEVMGIGPVEAIPKALKLAGLSIADIDVWELNEAFASQSLQIIRQLNLDVTKVNVNGGAIALGHPLGATGAVLTLKMIHELKRQQKQFGVVTMCIGGGMGAAGVFELL from the coding sequence ATGCGTGAAGCAGTATTAGTAGCAGGAGCTCGTACCCCAATCGGGAAAGCGAAAAAAGGCTCCTTAGCCGCAGTGCGTCCTGACGATTTCGGAGCACTCGTAGTCAAAGAAACATTACAACGTGCAGGGTATGAAGGGCCTATCGATGATTTGATCATGGGCTGTGCAATGCCAGAAGCAGAACAAGGAATGAACGTAGCGCGTAATATTGGAGCGCTTGCAGGACTTCCTGATACAACTCCAGCTATTACAATCAATCGATTCTGTTCTTCAGGTCTTCAGTCGATTGCGTACGCATCAGAACGCATCATGATCGGCCATGCAGAAGCCATTATTGCCGGTGGTGTCGAATCGATGAGTATGATCCCGATGACGGGTAACACACTTCGCTTGAACCCTACACTTGCCGAAACGGCTCCTCAGTATTACATGGGGATGGGGCATACAGCTGAGCAAGTAGCTGTGAAATACGGCATAAGCCGTGAAGACCAAGATGCTTTTGCGGTAGAGTCACACAAGCGTGCGGCAGCAGCAATTGCAGCTGGCAAATTTAAAGATGAGATCGTTCCAGTCGAAGTAACGCATCACTTTGTGGACGACAAAAATAAACAACAGACTAAAACACATCTATTTGAAATGGATGAGGGTGTCCGTGAAGGCACATCTGTTGAGACACTTGCAAAGTTACGTCCAGCATTTAACGTGCGCGGTACAGTGACTGCAGGGAACGCTTCTCAAACGTCAGATGGCGCTGGAGCACTACTTGTCATGGACCGTGAAGTGGCAGAAGCACAAGGCTTGAAGCCACTCGCAAAATTCCGTTCATTTGCTACAGCAGGAGTTGCTCCTGAAGTTATGGGGATCGGACCAGTAGAAGCGATTCCAAAAGCGTTGAAGCTTGCAGGTCTTTCTATTGCAGACATCGACGTATGGGAATTGAATGAAGCATTTGCTTCACAATCTCTACAAATTATTCGTCAGCTGAACTTAGACGTAACGAAAGTAAACGTCAATGGAGGCGCGATTGCACTTGGTCATCCACTTGGAGCGACAGGGGCAGTCTTAACACTGAAAATGATTCATGAATTGAAACGTCAACAAAAGCAATTCGGTGTTGTCACAATGTGTATTGGTGGCGGTATGGGAGCAGCAGGCGTATTTGAATTACTATAA
- a CDS encoding acyl-CoA dehydrogenase family protein gives MSQAVKGGAFLTEDLTADRVFTPEDFSDEQKMIAKTTEDYVKSSVLPVVENLEHHEFEHSVRLLKEAGELGLLAADIPEEYEGLGLDKVSSALIAEKMSVAGGFSITHGAHVGIGSLPIVLFGNDAQKKQYLPFSATAEKIFAYALTEPGSGSDALGAKASAKLNAAGTHYILNGEKQWITNAGFADVFVVYAKIDGEQFTAFIVEKDFPGVSVGAEEKKMGIKSSSTRTLILEDAEVPVENLLGEVGRGHVIAFNILNIGRYKLGVGTVGGAKRALELTIAYTNQRQQFKTPLSSFNLTKQKLATMASKLYATESLIYRTVGYFEERMNELSEEAQKDGKQIAAAIAEYAIECSINKVVGSEVLDYIADEAVQLHGGYGFMQEYEVERIYRDSRINRIFEGTNEINRMIVPGTFLKKAMKGELPLLQQAMKLQEELLMMMPEEVGDEPLAKEKVLVKNAKKIALLAAGLAAQRYGAKLDAEQEVLVNIANIANNLFAMESAVLRTEKAVNKVGAEKAAQKILYTEIFCQEAFEEVEKYAKDTLLAAVEGDNQRMMLSALRKLTRNTPYNLVTKKREASVKLIDAEKYVV, from the coding sequence ATGTCACAAGCAGTAAAAGGTGGAGCATTTCTAACAGAGGATTTAACAGCAGATCGCGTATTCACACCTGAGGACTTTTCAGATGAGCAAAAGATGATCGCTAAAACTACAGAGGACTATGTAAAGAGTTCAGTATTACCTGTAGTGGAAAACTTGGAACACCATGAATTTGAGCATTCTGTACGTTTACTAAAAGAAGCAGGCGAATTAGGTCTATTAGCTGCAGATATTCCAGAAGAATATGAGGGCCTAGGGCTTGATAAAGTATCTTCTGCCTTGATTGCAGAAAAAATGTCAGTTGCGGGTGGTTTTTCAATCACACACGGAGCTCACGTTGGTATCGGTTCCCTTCCAATCGTACTTTTCGGTAACGACGCTCAGAAGAAACAATACCTTCCTTTCTCAGCAACTGCAGAAAAAATCTTTGCTTATGCACTGACAGAGCCAGGCTCAGGTTCAGATGCATTAGGAGCTAAAGCTTCTGCAAAATTAAATGCTGCGGGTACGCACTATATTTTAAATGGAGAAAAGCAATGGATTACAAATGCAGGCTTTGCTGATGTGTTTGTTGTGTATGCAAAAATTGATGGGGAGCAGTTCACAGCGTTCATCGTCGAAAAAGACTTCCCAGGTGTTTCTGTTGGAGCTGAAGAGAAGAAGATGGGTATCAAGTCGTCTTCAACTCGTACGTTAATTCTGGAAGATGCAGAAGTGCCAGTGGAAAACTTGTTAGGTGAAGTTGGTCGCGGTCACGTCATCGCTTTCAATATCTTGAACATAGGTCGTTACAAATTAGGGGTTGGTACAGTCGGAGGAGCTAAACGTGCTCTTGAACTGACAATTGCTTACACAAACCAACGTCAACAATTCAAAACACCTTTATCTTCGTTCAACTTAACAAAACAAAAATTAGCGACTATGGCATCTAAGCTTTATGCTACAGAGAGCTTGATTTACCGCACGGTAGGTTATTTCGAAGAGCGCATGAACGAACTATCGGAAGAAGCGCAAAAAGATGGCAAACAGATCGCTGCTGCGATTGCTGAGTATGCGATTGAATGCTCGATCAACAAAGTTGTCGGTTCAGAAGTCCTTGATTATATCGCGGATGAGGCTGTTCAATTACACGGTGGTTATGGTTTCATGCAAGAGTATGAAGTAGAGCGCATCTACCGTGACTCACGCATCAACCGTATCTTTGAAGGAACAAATGAAATCAACCGCATGATCGTTCCAGGTACATTCTTGAAGAAAGCTATGAAAGGCGAACTTCCACTTCTTCAACAGGCTATGAAGCTTCAAGAAGAACTGTTAATGATGATGCCGGAAGAAGTTGGCGACGAGCCACTTGCTAAAGAAAAAGTATTAGTGAAAAACGCTAAGAAGATTGCATTACTAGCAGCTGGTCTTGCAGCACAACGTTATGGTGCGAAATTAGACGCCGAACAAGAAGTGCTTGTGAACATTGCTAATATTGCTAACAACTTGTTCGCTATGGAGTCAGCTGTTCTTCGTACTGAAAAAGCAGTAAACAAAGTTGGCGCAGAAAAAGCGGCTCAAAAAATTCTTTACACAGAAATCTTCTGTCAAGAAGCGTTTGAAGAAGTTGAAAAGTATGCAAAAGATACTTTACTAGCGGCTGTTGAAGGTGACAATCAACGCATGATGTTGTCAGCATTACGTAAGTTAACTCGCAACACGCCTTACAACTTAGTAACGAAGAAACGTGAAGCTTCTGTCAAACTAATTGACGCTGAAAAATACGTAGTTTAA
- a CDS encoding arsenate reductase family protein: MAIEMYGYPICNTCKKAEKFLKDNGVEFTYHHIVENPPSRELLKAMAEENGFELKRLFNVTGQKYREMGLKNRLARMTDDEKLDLLVSDGMLIKRPFTTDGTKATIGFREEEFENVWTK, encoded by the coding sequence ATGGCAATTGAAATGTACGGCTATCCCATTTGTAATACATGCAAAAAAGCAGAGAAATTCTTGAAAGATAACGGTGTAGAATTTACATACCATCACATCGTGGAAAATCCACCAAGCCGAGAATTGTTAAAGGCGATGGCAGAAGAAAATGGATTTGAACTAAAACGATTATTCAATGTGACCGGTCAAAAATACCGGGAGATGGGTCTAAAAAATCGACTAGCAAGAATGACAGACGATGAAAAATTAGACCTTTTAGTATCAGACGGCATGCTGATCAAACGCCCATTCACAACGGATGGCACAAAAGCGACAATAGGCTTCCGTGAAGAGGAATTTGAGAACGTCTGGACAAAATAA
- the gcvH gene encoding glycine cleavage system protein GcvH, protein MSIPKELRYSKDHEWVKHEEGTATIGITDFAQSELGDIVFVELPAVGDEIKAGDAFGSVESVKTVSELYAPISGKVVAVNDSLEDSPEFVNESPYENAWMVKVEPTDSAESDALLTAEQYEELIN, encoded by the coding sequence ATGAGTATTCCTAAAGAACTTCGTTATTCTAAAGACCATGAGTGGGTAAAGCATGAAGAGGGCACAGCAACAATCGGTATTACAGATTTCGCGCAATCTGAGCTTGGAGACATCGTATTCGTTGAACTTCCAGCTGTAGGTGACGAAATCAAAGCAGGAGACGCTTTTGGTAGTGTAGAGTCCGTTAAAACGGTATCTGAGTTATACGCACCAATCAGCGGTAAAGTTGTCGCAGTTAACGACTCTCTAGAAGATAGCCCAGAGTTCGTCAACGAATCTCCTTACGAAAATGCATGGATGGTGAAAGTAGAGCCAACAGATTCTGCTGAATCAGACGCATTATTGACAGCTGAACAATACGAAGAATTAATCAACTAA
- a CDS encoding thioredoxin family protein, producing the protein MNEITYTDWKQSGESLLYIYTPMCGTCQVASKMLTVCEQLIDKEVPQLNANYEPQLMNELQVESVPCLIIKKTETEVEKIYAFQSVPYLLEKLKTAL; encoded by the coding sequence ATGAACGAAATCACATACACAGACTGGAAACAGTCCGGCGAATCGCTTCTCTATATCTACACTCCCATGTGTGGCACCTGCCAAGTGGCCTCTAAAATGTTAACGGTCTGTGAACAACTCATAGACAAAGAGGTTCCGCAACTCAACGCAAACTATGAACCACAATTGATGAATGAGCTGCAAGTAGAGAGCGTGCCTTGCCTGATCATAAAAAAGACAGAGACAGAAGTGGAAAAAATATACGCTTTTCAATCTGTGCCTTATCTCCTAGAGAAACTAAAAACGGCCCTGTAA
- a CDS encoding methionine ABC transporter ATP-binding protein, whose translation MIQLQDVFKQYTTGNGNVIAVDHVSLSVKQGEIYGIIGYSGAGKSSLIRLLNGLERPTAGQIQVNGREVSKLSSKEMRQFRQKVSMIFQHFNLLWSRTVEENISFPLEIAGVSKEQRAERVKELIALVGLEGREKAYPSQLSGGQKQRVGIARALANRPEVLLCDEATSALDPETTDQILDLLVTINKQLGLTIVLITHEMHVIQKICHRVAVMENGVVVEEGQVIDVFKNPQQAITKRFVSQISDGAYYSDTVDHFLEMYPNGKLVKLTFIGDQTDQPLIARLIKQFGLEVTIVQGNITQTQNGALGTLLLHIDGDALAIDEALGYLHAQKVQSEVIQHD comes from the coding sequence ATGATTCAATTACAAGATGTCTTTAAGCAATACACAACTGGCAATGGCAACGTTATCGCTGTTGATCATGTATCACTTTCCGTCAAACAAGGAGAGATATATGGGATTATCGGCTACAGTGGTGCAGGTAAAAGCTCATTAATTCGATTATTAAATGGTTTAGAAAGACCAACAGCTGGTCAGATTCAAGTGAACGGCAGAGAGGTCTCTAAGCTCTCTTCTAAGGAAATGCGACAGTTCAGACAAAAAGTGAGTATGATTTTCCAACACTTCAACCTTTTATGGTCACGGACAGTGGAAGAAAACATTTCCTTCCCGCTAGAAATCGCGGGAGTATCAAAAGAACAACGAGCTGAGCGAGTAAAAGAATTGATTGCGCTAGTTGGCTTAGAAGGTCGTGAAAAAGCGTATCCTTCTCAACTATCGGGTGGTCAAAAACAACGTGTGGGAATTGCAAGAGCGCTTGCCAATCGTCCAGAAGTATTATTGTGCGATGAAGCAACATCGGCACTAGACCCTGAAACAACTGATCAAATTTTAGACTTACTAGTCACCATCAACAAACAGCTAGGATTGACAATTGTACTGATCACACATGAAATGCATGTTATTCAGAAAATCTGTCACCGCGTGGCTGTAATGGAAAATGGGGTTGTGGTAGAAGAAGGCCAAGTAATTGACGTCTTCAAAAACCCACAACAAGCGATCACCAAGCGTTTCGTCTCGCAAATTTCAGACGGTGCTTACTACTCAGATACAGTCGATCACTTCTTGGAGATGTATCCGAATGGTAAGCTAGTGAAACTGACATTTATAGGGGACCAAACGGATCAACCTCTTATTGCCCGACTCATTAAACAGTTTGGTTTGGAAGTGACCATTGTTCAAGGAAATATTACACAAACTCAAAACGGTGCGTTAGGAACGCTCCTCTTGCATATCGATGGCGACGCACTTGCTATCGACGAAGCATTGGGCTACTTACATGCACAAAAAGTACAATCGGAGGTCATTCAACATGATTGA